The following proteins come from a genomic window of Flavobacteriaceae bacterium MAR_2010_188:
- a CDS encoding Anaerobic selenocysteine-containing dehydrogenase has translation MRSKKNKGIDRREFLEITSKTAVGISLASLPFLTSSCSENITTNTTHGACYHDCPDRCSWKVTTANNKVVGFEAGTDPYTSGKLCTKMVDFPNDVTYHPNRILTPLKRTGPKGKGEFESISWEQAISEVASKLRSIIEEKGGEAILPYSFGGNQGMVQGDFPKRFFAHIGASQLERTICGDTAVAGVLATNGQTTGVLPEDCVHSRFIILWGTNPVLSNQHLWPFIQKAKDNGATIVVVDPFKSLTSEKADWHIQPYPGTDAALALGLMHVILKENLHDQEYIELYTIGIEELKEHVQKYDPASVARITGLEEETIISLAKTYAQSSPSLLRVLIGMEHQVNGASAFRAVAMLPALTGAWRHFGGGLMHMTYELFGASLNWESINLPKELASKETRSINMVELGKALNSTDLNPRLDALLVFNSNPAVTTPNQNLVLKGLEREDLLTIVSEHFITDTARYADYIFPATSVLENWDILDSWGSTYININEPAIEPLGDSKTNSELFRLLAREMGFAESYLYESDIDIVKNTLQSDHEYLKGITFESLRKTGGQRLNLPDQWMPHAKGNFKTKTGKCHFYDEHIEPSLPTYISKEYNKTDKEKYPLHLLTIKTPKYLLNSSHANIDHILKKEGKPYLEVNPHDASYRNIADGDELKVFNQRGRVFITARISNKVQRGIVCMPQGYWPSMLKGGSSANALTDDLLTDMGRGAAIQEAKVEIVKV, from the coding sequence ATGAGATCAAAGAAAAATAAAGGAATTGATCGAAGAGAATTTTTAGAAATTACTAGCAAGACTGCTGTCGGTATCAGTCTGGCTTCTTTACCATTTTTGACCTCCTCTTGCAGCGAAAACATAACCACCAACACCACACATGGTGCATGCTATCACGATTGTCCTGACAGGTGCAGTTGGAAAGTAACTACTGCTAATAATAAGGTAGTTGGTTTTGAAGCGGGTACAGACCCATACACGTCAGGTAAATTGTGTACTAAAATGGTAGATTTCCCAAACGATGTAACCTATCACCCTAATCGAATACTTACTCCCTTGAAGAGGACAGGCCCTAAAGGAAAAGGGGAATTTGAAAGTATCAGCTGGGAGCAAGCAATAAGTGAGGTGGCGTCCAAACTCCGGTCTATTATTGAAGAAAAAGGTGGTGAGGCAATTCTCCCGTATAGTTTTGGTGGCAATCAAGGCATGGTTCAGGGTGATTTTCCAAAGCGATTCTTTGCACATATTGGAGCGAGCCAACTGGAAAGAACAATTTGTGGCGATACAGCAGTAGCTGGAGTTTTGGCAACAAACGGGCAAACTACGGGTGTACTGCCTGAAGATTGCGTGCACAGCAGATTCATAATTTTATGGGGAACTAACCCAGTACTTTCCAATCAACACCTCTGGCCATTTATTCAAAAGGCTAAAGACAATGGGGCTACCATTGTTGTGGTCGATCCTTTCAAATCTCTTACTTCTGAAAAAGCCGACTGGCACATTCAACCCTATCCAGGTACTGATGCTGCTCTTGCATTAGGGCTGATGCATGTCATACTAAAAGAAAATCTGCATGATCAGGAATACATTGAACTATACACTATTGGGATCGAAGAATTAAAAGAACATGTGCAAAAATATGATCCAGCTTCAGTTGCTAGAATTACAGGCCTGGAAGAAGAAACGATCATTTCATTAGCCAAAACATATGCGCAAAGCTCACCTTCCCTGCTTCGAGTTCTTATTGGCATGGAGCATCAGGTAAATGGAGCAAGTGCCTTTAGGGCCGTGGCGATGTTGCCGGCTTTAACAGGTGCCTGGCGGCATTTTGGTGGTGGATTGATGCATATGACCTATGAGTTGTTCGGAGCATCACTGAATTGGGAAAGCATAAACTTACCGAAAGAGTTGGCAAGTAAAGAAACCCGATCTATCAATATGGTAGAGTTGGGAAAAGCTTTGAATAGTACAGATCTAAATCCCCGACTAGATGCATTACTTGTATTTAATTCCAACCCTGCAGTTACCACCCCCAATCAAAATCTAGTTCTAAAAGGATTGGAAAGAGAGGACTTATTGACCATTGTATCAGAGCACTTCATTACTGATACAGCACGATACGCTGACTATATTTTTCCTGCAACAAGCGTTCTAGAAAATTGGGATATTCTTGATTCATGGGGCTCCACATATATAAACATCAACGAGCCAGCCATTGAACCATTAGGTGATTCAAAAACCAACTCAGAACTTTTCAGATTACTTGCTCGGGAAATGGGATTCGCAGAATCGTACTTATACGAATCAGACATTGATATTGTAAAGAACACATTGCAAAGTGATCACGAATATTTGAAGGGAATCACTTTTGAATCGCTGAGAAAAACAGGAGGACAAAGATTAAACCTGCCTGATCAATGGATGCCTCATGCTAAAGGTAATTTCAAGACCAAAACAGGAAAATGTCATTTCTATGATGAGCATATTGAACCAAGTCTTCCAACTTATATTTCCAAGGAGTATAATAAAACAGACAAAGAGAAATATCCATTGCATTTATTAACAATTAAAACGCCTAAATATCTACTGAATAGTAGTCATGCAAATATTGACCATATTTTAAAAAAAGAAGGGAAGCCATATTTGGAGGTGAACCCTCATGATGCATCCTACAGAAACATAGCGGATGGTGATGAATTGAAAGTATTTAATCAGCGAGGTAGAGTTTTTATAACTGCACGAATTAGTAACAAAGTACAACGGGGAATAGTGTGCATGCCTCAAGGATATTGGCCTTCTATGTTAAAAGGTGGATCTTCAGCTAATGCACTCACTGATGATCTCTTAACAGACATGGGTCGTGGTGCTGCAATACAAGAAGCGAAAGTTGAAATAGTAAAGGTCTAG
- a CDS encoding Uncharacterized conserved protein YndB, AHSA1/START domain: MKLESNAAIQIQKPIEEVFEGIVNPEKMTKYFISESSGRLETGKEVIWKFPEFEATFPIEEVKIVNNRSISFVWDPETVVIITLEKLQDNSTIVRVNENGKELNDDNLKWALENSGGWANFLACMKAYLEYGIQLRKGAFDFMRK, from the coding sequence ATGAAACTTGAATCCAACGCAGCTATACAAATTCAAAAACCGATTGAAGAAGTTTTTGAAGGAATTGTAAATCCGGAGAAAATGACCAAGTATTTTATTTCTGAAAGTAGTGGACGTCTTGAAACAGGGAAAGAAGTGATTTGGAAATTTCCAGAATTTGAAGCTACATTTCCCATTGAGGAAGTTAAAATTGTAAACAATCGTTCCATTTCCTTTGTTTGGGATCCAGAAACAGTTGTAATAATAACATTAGAAAAATTACAAGACAATAGTACCATAGTAAGGGTAAATGAAAATGGAAAGGAACTTAATGATGATAACCTGAAATGGGCTTTAGAAAATTCAGGAGGATGGGCAAATTTTCTTGCCTGTATGAAAGCTTACTTGGAGTATGGAATACAACTTCGAAAAGGAGCGTTTGACTTTATGAGAAAGTAA
- a CDS encoding Outer membrane protein TolC, translating into MNKYIVFAICGCLFFVNGFSQTKNVEELLNEIEQNNTELKGYKSFIESQQLENRSNNNLPDPQLSGYYLPFGDNATGDYTEYQLSQSFEFPTVYAARGKWNESKSQQLTSAYANKRLEVLLKAKNTLIELGFLQKRKLIERERKSQSKQVFDQIQKLFDAEQVGILDLNKAKIAWIQEQFVVEQIESESQILLSQLKTLNGGNAIDGFSSGIVLPIEVGTVESLWQEKLANDPLLQELKAHEATSLQKIRLEKTKVLPNVALGYNYQGVIGSNYSGFYGGVSIPLWSSKNKVKAAEANYEYQQSNTQVITNSLYAEFQQNYNRYELMLEKYNEYQTTMGNLNSEQLLFKAYMLGEYSFMDYYLELQFYRNASDKMLQMEKELQLIQTQLLKHQL; encoded by the coding sequence ATGAATAAATACATCGTATTCGCAATTTGCGGATGCCTGTTCTTTGTTAATGGTTTCTCTCAAACTAAAAATGTCGAGGAACTGCTTAATGAAATTGAACAGAACAACACAGAGTTAAAAGGCTATAAATCCTTTATTGAAAGCCAGCAACTCGAAAACAGGAGCAACAACAATTTGCCCGACCCACAGCTTTCTGGTTATTATTTGCCCTTTGGCGATAACGCAACCGGAGATTATACCGAATATCAACTATCGCAATCTTTTGAATTTCCAACGGTGTATGCTGCACGAGGTAAGTGGAACGAATCAAAATCGCAACAATTAACGTCAGCCTATGCTAACAAAAGACTGGAAGTCTTATTGAAAGCAAAGAACACGCTTATAGAACTTGGTTTCTTGCAAAAACGAAAGCTTATTGAAAGGGAAAGAAAATCCCAGAGCAAACAGGTTTTTGACCAAATCCAAAAACTTTTTGATGCAGAACAAGTTGGGATTTTAGATTTGAATAAAGCAAAAATTGCTTGGATTCAAGAGCAGTTTGTTGTGGAGCAGATTGAAAGTGAAAGTCAAATTTTACTATCCCAACTCAAAACCTTGAACGGAGGCAATGCAATTGATGGTTTTTCGTCAGGTATTGTACTGCCTATTGAGGTTGGTACGGTGGAAAGTCTTTGGCAGGAAAAATTAGCCAACGACCCTTTACTGCAAGAATTAAAGGCTCATGAAGCTACTTCACTTCAAAAAATAAGATTGGAGAAAACTAAAGTGTTGCCAAACGTAGCACTTGGGTATAATTATCAAGGCGTTATCGGTAGTAATTATTCTGGTTTTTATGGTGGTGTTTCAATTCCACTTTGGAGTAGCAAGAACAAAGTAAAAGCTGCCGAAGCGAATTATGAGTATCAGCAGTCCAATACTCAAGTAATTACCAATTCATTGTACGCAGAATTTCAACAGAATTATAATCGATACGAATTAATGCTCGAAAAATACAATGAGTATCAAACAACAATGGGCAATTTAAATAGCGAACAACTACTTTTTAAGGCTTATATGTTGGGGGAATATTCGTTTATGGATTACTATTTAGAGCTTCAATTTTACCGTAATGCTTCAGATAAAATGTTGCAAATGGAAAAGGAACTGCAACTGATTCAGACCCAATTATTAAAACATCAATTATAA
- a CDS encoding heavy metal efflux pump, CzcA family → MLNKILSISLHNRLLILLGAVALSVLGVYYARTMNVDVFPDLTAPTVTILTEAHGMESEEVEKLVTYQLETALNGSPNVRRIRSSSAAGVSIVWIEFEWGTDIYRARQIVSERIPMVRENLPEGIGAPTMAPISSIMGEIMLLGVTSDSLSAMELRTLSDWTIRPRIKAIGGIANVVVIGGDYKQYQVFANPEKMKHYDVSLSELVDHVKEANTNAPGGVINQYGNQYIIKGSGRAYAIEDLQEAVLKQVNGQTIKIKDVATVKIGAADKIGDGSLNANPAVILTISKQPDVNTLELTDRLDEAIADLETTLPKGVNIKNHIFRQSDFIDASISNLNQTLLEGAFFVMIILFIFLMNWRTTLISLLAIPISLLVSIIILKWLGYTINTMSLGGMAIAIGALVDDAIIDVENVYKRLRENIKKPKAERQSTITVVRDASVEIRSSIIIATLIIIVSFIPLFFLSGMEGRLLQPLGIAFVTSVLTSLIVAVTVTPILCSYLLDNQKLLNKQADGTKVERWLQKHYGNLLERATNIPKTVIGVTVVAFTISLLVLTQLGRSFLPEFNEGSLVISVVGPPGMSLEESNKTGNLIETILLDLPEVEVVTRRQGRAELDEHAQGVNASEIDVPFVLEGKTKEEFFEEVRSKLSIAPGVNITLGQPIAHRIDHMLSGTRANIAIKIFGSDLQRLFEVGKSVEQNIKDIDGLADVAVDQQIEVPQIRIKPKRQILSAYGMTVGNLMEQVDIAFAGEEAGEIYEGQQYFDLIVRYEKSFRDDIENINNTLISLPNGGQTTLGELATVQSVSSPNTINREDVQRKIVVAANVQGRDLRGAVNEIKDVVANNVNMPEGYRVQYGGQFESESKASQLLMITAIAAIGIIFLLLYYEFKDVKLAFVVLINLPLALIGGILIVYFTSGIISIAATIGFISLFGIATRNGILLVSRYEDLRKEGIQGFQLIKTGVLDRLNPILMTAFTTGLALIPLALKGGEPGSEIQSPMAVVILGGLLSATILNLVVIPCVYQLVIKNRRYSRVNNMNEVKG, encoded by the coding sequence ATGTTAAACAAAATATTATCAATTTCACTTCACAACAGATTGCTAATTCTTTTGGGAGCAGTAGCATTGAGCGTCTTGGGTGTGTATTATGCGCGTACAATGAACGTCGATGTATTCCCAGACCTTACGGCGCCAACGGTAACCATTCTAACCGAAGCGCACGGAATGGAATCTGAAGAAGTAGAAAAATTAGTAACCTATCAATTGGAAACAGCCTTAAACGGTTCGCCTAATGTGAGAAGAATCCGTTCGTCATCTGCAGCAGGAGTCTCAATTGTATGGATAGAATTTGAATGGGGAACCGATATTTATCGCGCACGCCAAATTGTAAGCGAACGCATCCCTATGGTTCGCGAAAACTTACCCGAAGGTATCGGAGCGCCGACAATGGCGCCTATTTCATCCATTATGGGTGAAATAATGTTGTTGGGTGTTACTTCGGATAGCTTATCGGCAATGGAATTAAGAACACTATCAGATTGGACAATTCGCCCTCGTATAAAAGCGATTGGTGGTATTGCCAATGTGGTAGTCATTGGTGGCGATTATAAGCAATACCAAGTATTTGCCAATCCTGAAAAGATGAAACATTATGATGTAAGTCTATCTGAACTGGTAGACCACGTTAAGGAAGCAAACACAAATGCGCCTGGTGGCGTGATAAACCAATATGGTAATCAGTATATCATTAAAGGTAGCGGTAGAGCTTATGCAATAGAAGATTTACAGGAAGCTGTTTTAAAACAAGTCAATGGTCAAACCATAAAAATAAAAGATGTAGCAACAGTTAAAATTGGAGCTGCCGATAAAATTGGTGATGGTTCTTTAAACGCAAATCCTGCGGTGATTTTAACCATTTCAAAACAACCTGATGTCAACACGTTGGAGCTGACAGACCGATTGGATGAAGCGATTGCCGATTTGGAAACAACCTTGCCAAAAGGTGTCAACATCAAAAATCACATTTTTCGACAGTCCGATTTTATTGATGCTTCCATCAGTAACTTAAATCAAACCTTATTGGAAGGTGCTTTCTTTGTAATGATTATTCTGTTCATCTTTTTAATGAATTGGAGAACAACCCTAATATCTTTATTAGCAATTCCTATTTCATTATTGGTGTCCATTATCATTTTAAAATGGTTGGGTTATACGATAAACACCATGAGTTTGGGTGGTATGGCGATTGCCATTGGTGCATTGGTGGATGATGCGATTATTGATGTGGAAAATGTATATAAACGATTAAGAGAAAACATCAAAAAACCGAAAGCAGAACGTCAATCGACAATTACTGTTGTCCGTGATGCATCAGTGGAAATACGAAGTTCCATCATCATCGCAACCCTAATTATTATTGTATCATTTATCCCGCTATTCTTTTTAAGTGGAATGGAAGGACGGTTGTTGCAACCTTTGGGTATTGCTTTTGTAACCTCAGTTTTAACCTCATTGATTGTTGCTGTTACTGTAACCCCAATTTTATGTTCTTATTTGTTGGATAACCAAAAGCTTTTAAACAAGCAGGCAGATGGTACAAAAGTAGAACGTTGGTTACAGAAACATTATGGTAACCTATTGGAACGTGCGACAAACATTCCAAAAACAGTTATTGGGGTAACAGTCGTCGCGTTTACCATAAGTCTATTGGTGTTAACCCAATTGGGAAGAAGTTTTTTGCCAGAATTTAATGAAGGTTCATTAGTAATTAGTGTGGTTGGCCCACCGGGAATGTCTTTGGAAGAGAGCAATAAAACAGGTAATTTAATTGAAACTATTTTATTGGATTTACCCGAAGTGGAAGTCGTAACACGAAGACAAGGTCGTGCCGAATTAGACGAGCATGCGCAAGGCGTCAATGCTTCTGAAATCGATGTGCCATTTGTTCTCGAAGGCAAAACCAAAGAAGAATTTTTTGAAGAAGTCCGTAGTAAATTAAGCATTGCCCCAGGAGTAAATATCACATTGGGACAACCCATCGCACACCGTATTGACCATATGCTTTCAGGTACACGTGCTAATATTGCCATTAAAATATTTGGTTCAGATTTACAACGCTTGTTTGAAGTAGGCAAAAGCGTAGAGCAAAACATCAAAGATATTGATGGATTGGCAGATGTTGCGGTTGACCAACAAATTGAAGTACCGCAAATACGCATCAAACCCAAACGTCAAATTCTTTCGGCTTATGGAATGACCGTTGGTAATTTAATGGAACAAGTCGATATTGCCTTTGCAGGCGAAGAAGCAGGCGAGATTTATGAAGGGCAACAGTATTTTGATTTGATAGTTCGCTATGAAAAATCGTTTCGGGATGATATTGAGAACATCAATAACACCTTAATTAGTTTGCCGAATGGTGGACAAACAACTTTAGGCGAATTGGCAACAGTTCAATCGGTAAGTAGCCCAAACACGATTAATAGAGAAGATGTGCAACGTAAAATTGTAGTTGCCGCCAATGTTCAAGGTCGGGATTTGCGAGGTGCAGTAAACGAAATTAAGGATGTCGTTGCAAACAATGTGAATATGCCAGAAGGCTACCGCGTACAATATGGCGGACAGTTTGAAAGTGAATCCAAAGCATCCCAGTTGCTTATGATAACGGCGATTGCTGCCATTGGTATCATTTTTCTATTGTTGTATTATGAATTTAAGGATGTAAAACTGGCATTTGTTGTATTGATTAATCTGCCTTTGGCGTTAATTGGCGGTATCTTGATTGTGTACTTCACATCAGGAATCATCAGCATTGCAGCGACTATAGGTTTTATAAGTCTGTTTGGAATTGCGACACGTAACGGTATTTTATTAGTATCTCGTTATGAAGATTTACGAAAGGAAGGAATACAAGGGTTTCAGTTGATAAAGACAGGAGTTTTGGACAGATTGAATCCAATTTTAATGACAGCCTTTACAACAGGATTAGCATTAATTCCATTGGCCTTAAAAGGTGGAGAACCGGGAAGTGAAATACAGAGCCCGATGGCGGTGGTTATTTTAGGAGGTTTGTTATCGGCAACTATTCTGAATTTGGTTGTGATACCTTGTGTATACCAATTGGTAATTAAGAATCGTAGGTATTCCAGAGTAAATAATATGAATGAAGTGAAAGGATGA
- a CDS encoding four helix bundle protein: MNKDNIILTKSFDFALQIIELYKQMKTQNEYVLSKQVLRSGTSIGANIEEATAGISKRDFTHKMSIASKEARETKYWLRLIQHSIIVNADVSNLLIQVEELIRILTSIVKTSQDSIK, from the coding sequence ATGAATAAAGACAATATAATTCTAACCAAATCCTTTGACTTTGCGCTACAAATTATTGAACTCTATAAGCAAATGAAAACTCAAAATGAGTATGTGCTTTCTAAACAAGTGTTAAGAAGTGGCACAAGTATAGGTGCGAATATTGAGGAAGCTACTGCAGGAATTAGCAAGCGTGATTTTACACACAAAATGTCAATAGCATCAAAGGAAGCACGGGAAACAAAATATTGGTTAAGGCTCATTCAACATAGTATAATTGTGAATGCGGATGTTTCAAATCTATTGATTCAAGTTGAAGAATTAATCAGAATCCTTACATCTATTGTTAAAACGTCTCAAGACTCGATTAAATGA
- a CDS encoding MFS transporter, NRE family, putaive nickel resistance protein, protein MKLSKLLEPFQALRNKLFAKLYLAQTISLLGDAFTWVGLALLAYQFGEERAAVILATALTLRVTAFIIFSPFAGVLADRISRKKILYTTHFIRMVIVGCLPFVTEEWQIYVLIFLMNVFNAFFSPTYRSIIPQIVDKSIYRQAIGLSAATYQLLGVLGPGLAGILAIWLGAREIFFVDAATFVIAGILLLSLPKSKLDVVPDEVEGEIKPTTWEDVLKGIKLLFSNQYVRFALCIELVSAVAGALILVNTIVLVKGGLELTDKDYGIIMAAFGIGATVAAFVSGAIDKSKSRRVSLIVGALVLGIAISAANYLNFSMLFIVWIVAGLGQSLAEIPSETLIGETVPIEEQGKVYGSHFAFSHLWWAFAYPLAGFLGTTFPNQSFLYGGIITLAILVLVVIFLRPKNIQFKQ, encoded by the coding sequence ATGAAACTGTCAAAACTATTAGAGCCATTCCAAGCCCTTCGTAACAAATTATTTGCTAAACTATATTTAGCGCAGACCATAAGTTTATTGGGCGATGCCTTTACGTGGGTAGGTTTGGCATTATTGGCATATCAATTTGGAGAAGAAAGAGCTGCGGTCATATTGGCAACAGCCCTTACTTTACGAGTTACCGCATTCATTATATTTTCTCCTTTTGCAGGCGTCTTGGCAGATAGGATAAGCCGAAAGAAAATACTCTACACAACACATTTCATCAGAATGGTCATCGTAGGCTGTTTGCCTTTTGTAACCGAAGAATGGCAAATTTATGTCCTCATTTTTCTGATGAATGTTTTCAATGCGTTTTTCAGTCCGACCTATCGGTCTATCATTCCGCAGATTGTAGATAAATCTATATACAGACAAGCCATAGGTTTATCGGCAGCCACGTATCAGCTTTTGGGTGTGTTGGGTCCCGGATTGGCAGGAATTTTAGCCATCTGGTTGGGAGCAAGGGAAATATTTTTTGTAGATGCCGCTACGTTTGTCATCGCAGGTATTTTATTGTTAAGTCTTCCAAAAAGTAAGTTGGATGTTGTCCCGGACGAAGTAGAAGGTGAGATAAAACCAACCACGTGGGAAGATGTTTTAAAAGGTATAAAATTGTTGTTTTCCAATCAGTATGTACGTTTTGCCTTATGTATTGAATTGGTTTCTGCAGTTGCAGGTGCACTTATTCTGGTCAATACCATTGTATTGGTCAAAGGTGGATTGGAACTTACCGATAAAGATTACGGAATCATAATGGCTGCTTTTGGTATTGGTGCAACAGTCGCAGCATTTGTGTCTGGAGCCATTGACAAATCCAAATCGAGACGTGTCTCATTGATTGTGGGTGCACTCGTATTAGGAATCGCCATCAGTGCTGCCAACTATTTAAATTTTTCTATGTTGTTCATTGTATGGATAGTCGCTGGACTTGGTCAAAGCTTAGCAGAAATCCCATCGGAAACGCTCATAGGTGAAACAGTTCCCATTGAAGAACAAGGCAAAGTTTATGGTTCTCATTTTGCATTTTCTCACTTATGGTGGGCATTTGCATATCCCTTGGCAGGATTTTTAGGAACGACATTCCCAAATCAAAGTTTCCTGTATGGAGGCATTATTACATTAGCAATATTGGTATTGGTGGTTATTTTTTTGAGACCTAAAAACATTCAATTCAAACAATAG
- a CDS encoding (2Fe-2S) ferredoxin — protein MDDSKNKKPVIYRCDSVNCRKKKGKLLDYYIKKYKLKDKIEVEDMDCNNKCEQAPVLHLHPEDIWFSEKDLGTIIKRHILNK, from the coding sequence ATGGACGATTCTAAAAATAAAAAGCCGGTCATATATCGCTGTGACAGCGTCAATTGCCGAAAGAAAAAAGGAAAGCTATTAGATTACTATATAAAGAAATATAAACTGAAAGATAAAATTGAAGTTGAGGATATGGACTGTAATAATAAATGCGAACAGGCACCTGTTCTTCATCTCCACCCAGAGGATATTTGGTTTTCGGAGAAAGATTTAGGAACGATAATTAAAAGGCATATTTTGAACAAATAA
- a CDS encoding RND family efflux transporter, MFP subunit, which yields MKYIMIVLAFLAMSCINTAEDAHAHNPDGSHDGEEIPRLDHTIWTDKTELFVEFPALIVGNPSRFAAHFTVLDKHQPVREGSVTVSLIKGDKGIRNTAEAPSSPGIFSPTIQPKEAGNYQLVFDIKTPEYSDKITIDDVTVYANADEAIKALGTAADDGSISFLKEQAWKIDFQTAPVVNGKIYDVISTSGVWTPASGSVKTLVAKSNGVVDFAVSNLTEGMEVKQGQLLINVSSQGLASNNLSTEIANARSNFEQSKAEYERKKELFESKIVPKAEFEKVESNFNIAKSNYQSLSSGVSGGGKQIRAPFDGYITAINVANGDYVDQGVAMVTVGTHQSRVLKTQIAPSYGLTMENAQSIWYQTKDGQWRNVATSGGSILSIAKDVDNERPLISVYAQVNDDVDMTEGSLTTVQIAMGNATQNTMIPVNALLEDYGSYSVIVQISGESFERRPVKIGKRNGENVEILQGLKVGEVVVTTGAYQVKMASMSGSTPAHGHEH from the coding sequence ATGAAATATATAATGATAGTGCTTGCCTTTTTGGCAATGTCTTGTATCAACACGGCAGAAGATGCACACGCCCACAATCCAGATGGTAGCCACGACGGAGAAGAAATTCCACGATTGGACCACACCATTTGGACAGATAAAACGGAATTATTCGTAGAGTTTCCTGCTTTAATAGTAGGCAATCCGAGTAGATTTGCAGCCCACTTTACCGTGTTGGACAAGCATCAGCCTGTTCGTGAAGGTTCGGTAACGGTTAGCTTGATTAAAGGCGATAAAGGCATTCGCAATACCGCCGAAGCTCCTTCATCACCAGGCATATTTTCGCCAACCATTCAACCTAAAGAAGCTGGTAATTATCAGTTGGTTTTTGATATAAAGACACCCGAATATTCAGATAAAATCACGATTGATGATGTTACTGTATATGCCAATGCAGACGAAGCCATAAAAGCCTTGGGTACTGCCGCAGATGATGGAAGCATTTCGTTTTTAAAAGAACAAGCTTGGAAAATCGACTTTCAAACAGCACCTGTGGTTAATGGAAAAATTTATGATGTGATTAGTACTTCAGGTGTTTGGACGCCAGCGTCAGGTTCGGTAAAAACATTGGTGGCCAAATCCAATGGTGTCGTGGATTTTGCTGTGAGCAATCTCACAGAAGGAATGGAGGTAAAACAAGGGCAATTATTAATCAACGTTAGCAGTCAAGGTTTGGCGTCTAATAATTTGAGTACCGAAATTGCCAACGCACGGTCCAACTTTGAGCAATCAAAAGCTGAATACGAACGAAAAAAGGAATTATTCGAATCGAAAATTGTTCCTAAAGCAGAATTTGAAAAAGTAGAAAGCAATTTTAACATTGCTAAATCTAATTACCAAAGTCTCTCGTCTGGAGTATCTGGTGGTGGCAAACAAATTCGTGCACCTTTTGATGGGTACATCACAGCAATTAATGTAGCCAATGGCGATTATGTAGACCAAGGCGTTGCAATGGTAACAGTTGGAACGCATCAATCCAGAGTATTGAAAACACAAATAGCACCTTCGTATGGATTGACTATGGAAAACGCACAGAGTATTTGGTATCAAACAAAAGATGGCCAATGGCGTAATGTTGCAACTTCAGGAGGTTCAATCCTATCCATCGCTAAAGATGTAGATAATGAAAGACCACTTATTTCAGTATATGCACAAGTTAATGATGATGTTGATATGACAGAAGGTAGCCTAACAACTGTTCAAATTGCAATGGGTAACGCAACTCAGAACACAATGATTCCTGTCAATGCCTTATTGGAAGATTACGGAAGTTATTCCGTTATCGTACAGATTTCAGGCGAGAGTTTTGAAAGACGACCTGTGAAAATAGGAAAACGCAATGGCGAAAATGTAGAAATACTTCAAGGCTTAAAAGTTGGTGAAGTGGTAGTAACAACAGGTGCATATCAAGTTAAAATGGCTTCAATGTCTGGTTCAACACCTGCACACGGTCACGAGCACTAA